GGAGCTATTTCTGACAAAGTGACTGTGCAACATTATGATTAACTGAATTGCATGAGAGatttcttcattttattttgtggcaGCAATATATTATGCAGGGTTCCCACAGGTCTTTGAAATCCTTGAAAGTTTGTgaatttgaaggaaaaaaatcaagacGTGAAAAGTTTTTGTAAATAGATTTAAATAGAAATGGGTCATTAAAAGTTCTGGAAGTAATAATTTTGTCCCATAATAAAAGAAACTTAAGTGACTTAAATATTGTCTGCCATCACTGTAACAGCACGGCTGAGAAGTGTTCACACAACTTGGTCTCAATCCCTCAGCGTCAGATACAGACGCACTGAGGCACCCCTTAAGCTGCTGTATGAGACACACCAGGTGGCGGCTTTTTTTgccgtagtataaagagcaagacagATTACATAGGGTAGGCAGGAGGGGTCAGACAAACGACAGACTCTCACCCAAGAGACCAGAGGAAtaggaaaacataaaaacaacatagaTGTTGAATATGTTCCTCTGTCAAAGTCTGACGTTAACTCGGCAGAGGGACAAGCTGGTCCTTGACATGATAATGATGTGACATCTTTTTTAGATCCACAACTCTGGATTGCGGAtatgtcaaatgtatttttttttaatatcagacTACTGAACTTCCCACTGCTGCAATGAGAGCGGTAGTGGAAACGTTTGGGGCATCATAACAAGATGAGCAGTACCTTAAATCACTGGATCTTGACATAATGCTTAGATACTGTGTTTCAAATACTGAAAGTTGTAGTTGGACATCTTCTTACATAACTGCCAGTGGGCAACTTCTTCAACGTGGATGAGGAGTGAATAAAGTAGTATGCTAGTACGTGTAACATACTACACTAGTGATGAATGTCACCTGACTTAACATTACATTCATTACATTGgtaacaaatgtatttattttaagccaaacaatTATATTTTTTCTAAACCACAAACAtctgttgcctaaacataaggaagtaaacctaaaagtAAAGTCTTTTACTTTTGTTATAAGCTTAGTTAAAAAGAGACAGTATGTATTTAAAACGCCGTTCCTGAGCGTCCCAAACTTAAGCTGGAGGGGTACCTAGAACGCCATAGTTTAGCGTCTGTACTTGATGGGTTGGAGGGGATAATGTGTTGTTTCACACATCGAACACTCTTTATCTTTTTAACTTCTTGTTTGGAACTTCTGTAAAGCCTGCTACTTCTCAGTATACAAATGATCAGTGTTGTAACAGCAATTAACCTTGATCTGTGTCTCCAACAAGGCCAGGTTGGGTCCTTGAATTAGagtagtggttcccaactggtgggttgcagtccaaaagttggtcgcaggtccattctgaatggacaaGTAACTCACAAACATTTCAAGTTcgtaaaaaacatattttattcttaagtacagtgaatttccagcacagagcttttattttgaagtgttgtttcctgctTTAGAGTGAGTGACTACAGGACAGATACTTGACAGAGGCATCAAAgtaacatggccaaacacaagtatgacactgaatatattaaactgtatcGACCTTGAACTAAttactgaggagaaatctggacctagTGGCAGGACCAGTTGGGACCCACTGAATTAGAGGGAACTGGGCCTGGAAAGTCCTCAAAAAGTCCCAAAGTTTGATGTTCAAGAAGGTGTGAGAACCGTGATTGTGGTCCACTGAGATGTCCTTTTGCAGAGACACCGGTTGTCTTTGCTTCCTGTATCTGACTGGTGAACTTCAATGAACAGAATGTTGTTTTAAGAGGCAGAGTATATTCTTCCTGCTGCTACACGCTTACCTCGCTgtcacaatgtccacactgtgCCAGTCACCCATACCAATCAGAGGAGCAAGCTACACTGCTAAAAGGATTTTCCCTCAAGGCCGAAAAACCATCCAAAGTGTTTCTGTTACAgaaaatggatgtttttcttCTACAACGATTGAGTACTATAGGTCACAAAATTCATCATTCTGTAGTTCCCTTTTGAAGGACACAATCGGCACACTGCCACACAGTGCCAAACAACAAAAAGGAGGAGACattcatttcatatttatcacagtcaaattaaaagaaattgtACAAATAAGCAAAGCACCCAGCAGTGagatgtacacatacacacagagatatCCACAGTATATGAGCATATATTTTAGATTTTATCTGCGGAAGTTGCCTCAGGGCAGCTGCCTAATTCTGTGCAGCATTTGCTTCTGCACAGGACGCACTTCAGCCGGTGACACTGAGCTGCATTATGGTTCTCTCATTCAGCAGTGCCCAGGTGAGGGGGTCACATCGTAGGCTCACTCTTACTCTGATTACACACTGTTACAAAGACATCCAATCATTATACTGATTAGACACCCTCTCAGTAAATAATCAAATGGTGCCGCAATTCATGTGGACagcgtgtgtgtgcgagtgtgtgtgtgtgtaatgtggtTATtatgtgggaggaagctgaagAGGGACACAAGGAAATCTCCTGTACAGAGATGTGCCTGTGTCTGTATGAGTCACAATCACGTGAGCTGTGTGTATCTAGAAACGTTTGATTGAACACTGCGTTAAACAAAGGAATTTACTGACTTAATATATTGACTATTACACTGAATACTAGGATTAGGtgtcatttacatttctttttttaaaactacgATTGCTTATAAGTATATAACAGCTTTATAGGAACTGTACTGTCTAAATATGATACATAAAGAAGCTGGCTCACAAGATGAAAGGTAGCAATAACAGGAGTGATAACAGAGGTGTTATGAGAAGACTCGGGCAATTAACACGTTAGCATGAATGCCATGCGTAATACGCAAAGGTGCTGCTCTTAATGCAGGGAATGAGGATTTAGCTTTGCATCACCAATAAACTGCATTAGAAAGCTGTTGAACACTTAAACAGGCCAAAGCACATTTGGCAATGTTTTACAAGTCAGCAGCAATGGAGAGTCGGCCATATGGCGCCCACTAACTAGCAATAAAGCTTTATAGCAAACtggaggaaaaggaaaagtaaagacacacaaaaaggaaaagtctgTGAATGTTAGAAACAGATACACATGCCAACACATGATGCACAAAGTCATGAATGCATATCAATATTTTAAAGGAAAGAATAGCATTGTCAAAGCGTTGTCTAATGACACATGAATACTGTAGAAAATCACTGCATCACCATCTGGATACTGTATAATAGAGATGCTTGAGATCACATCAGTGTGGTAGCCGCAAGacaatgttttgaatttttaattgtAAAGCTGTAGAAGCAGTtacatgtctggttttactgtGCATGTTACACTTGATTTGTGTCACCTCGAGCTGACACAAGAGCAGATTCAGATGTTCCTGTTTGGCCGTTTGAATCGTTGTCTAAGGTTTACATAATGTTCCCCTTTAGATGGGTATACAGTCATATTATCTTTGCACCATAATCTGTTTGCATATTAAAAGCCTGGGGAGAAATTCAGATTATTCCTCTCATGGTTTAAATTTAGCACAACCCATAACACACCAAATGAAGCAGGGATGGTTTGCAATATTTGCAACCTGTCATCCAGTCTGTTTGCAAGCAGTCATTTCACTACATATATCTGCTCATGTTCTTATGTGATATATATGAGCAGGTGCTTATGTGACATATATGAGGAGGCATGTGGGTGAAAAAGCAGCATAGCAAATAGACTTAAGGCTGGCTAGGATTTCATTTTTCGTCAAATATGGCATCATATGGTTAATGTGCATTTTTACAAAGGTTGccagaaaatacatttacatgtaaAAAATATATCTCTCATCTGATTTATGTTTTTGCACATCTAACAAGATAACTTCAAACTGAGTGTTTTAATCACAGAATTGTTGACCACGAAAGTACAAAAACTAGAAATAATAGTTCCCCTTTTATTAATTTCTGCTGTATAATGGTGTGTGCTTGTGCTTGAATGCCATTCACTGtagcagccctgcactaacagaCAGTTTTATGAAGCgaatgttgaaatgtttaaagAGTAAAGTATTGGCATGACAATAGAATAAAATTATctcatttttaaattcataaCGAGATGACATATCTGTAATGCTGACTGTTTTTTTGCCATAAGATTTATTTGAATTAATATGGTACAGTTCCCAAAATAATTGATTCAGTGCATCCACCATTTGCTTGGATTTTGTTTGAATTAATTTCTAAATTGGAGTTAAAACATATTCAACGTGAGACCTTTGCTTATTGGCTTTTGCGACCTTTGTGGTAATTCTTATAATGAGAATTATTATGTCCCTCTAATATTGAATGATGCCCTCTAACAATGTTTACTTGTTGATTGAGTTTGATCACACTTGTCCATGAACTGCATAAACTGCCGAGCATTTTTATCATGATTGATTTCTTTCATTCTGCCGCTTTAGCATGTGTGGGGTTGTTTCTTCTGGGAGACAGGGTGCggaatatttttaatattatcagacagagacggaggatatgtgtgaaaaaaacaaactatgtCTCATCGAGCTGCAACATGTTTGCTCACAGTCACCctgatttgtttttctggcTTAGATTTCCAGTAAACACTATCAAAACTATCTGAAGTGGTACAATGGGCTGCAAAAGCTGCACTTTTTATTCCTTTAACAGTTAATTTGATTTTGgtaaaaatcaaaataagtACCAATGCTCACCAGGGAAGCGTTTTAACCAGCACTGCTGCGCCTTGATCAGTGTCCCATGGGTGGaaggaaaacaaagacagcGGACAGACTCAGCTGATGGTGGAAAAATCAAGAGAGAAAGAAGTTCTTTAATTCAGACACTGAGAGATGCCCAACCAAAATTTAGAGCCCAGCCGTTCAGCTTGTATTTTAATAAGTAACTAGGTGAGAAGAGGATGGCAGgactgtgacatttttgttcATCCCATCTGTTGTCATACTACACATATTAGTAAAGGCACCTCAGGCTATTTTTCTCTGAACCAGTCCTTTCacattatttgtaaaataattaattctacagcagcacagccacCACACGGTTCATCCTGAGTGACTaacctctttctttctctctttgttgtctccctctccttcttgCAGAACCGTGACAGAATGGTCGACTGTATGAGCAAAGTCATGCTGCACACGGTCGTCTCATGCTGGCAACCATTCCTGGGACTGGCCCTCGTGGCTGTCTTTGTGGGCTCCACCCTGGGATGTCCCTCGCGCTGCGAGTGTTCAGCGCAGACCAAGGCAGTTGTCTGTCACCGCAAGCGCATGCCCAGCATCCCGGACGGCATCCCGACCGAGACCAGGATCCTGGACCTGAGTAAGAACAAGCTGACAATGATCAACCCTGATGACTTTTTTGCCTTTCCGGGGCTTGAGGAACTTGACCTCAGTGGAAATATTATCAGTTACGTTGAGCCGGGAGCTTTTAACGCCCTGTTTACCATGCACTCGCTCAGTCTCAAAAGCAATCGTATCAAGCTCATTCCCCTGGGCGTCTTCACAGGCTTAACAAATCTTACCCGACTGGATATAAGTGACAACAAGATTGTCATCCTGCTGGATTATATGTTCCAGGACTTACACAATCTAAAGTTTTTGGAAGTGGGTGACAATGATCTGGTTTACATTTCTCACCGTGCATTCAGTGGACTTTCAAGTCTGGAGATGTTAACCTTAGAAAGGTGCAACCTTACAGTTGTGCCCACTGAGGCCCTTTCCCACCTGCATAACCTGGTCAGCCTCCATCTACGATACCTCAGCATCAGCACTTTGCATCCTTACTCATTCAAAAAGCTGTTCCGGCTGCGGCATTTAGAAATTGATAATTGGCCTTCACTAGATCATGTGCCAGCCAATACCCTGCATGGCCTCAACCTGACCACTCTGTTCATAACCAATACCAACTTGTCCTCCTTCCCTTACCAAGCCCTGAAGCATCTGCCCTACCTGACACACCTCAACCTGTCCTTCAACCGTATTAGGCACATTGAGGGGGGGATGCTGGTGGAACTGGTTCGGCTTCAGGAGCTCCATCTGGTTGGAGCTCAGCTTACCGCTATTGAACCGTACGCTTTCCAGGGTTTGCGAGGGCTCAAAGTCCTCAATGTTTCTCACAACCGGCTGGATACACTGGAGAAGGGTGTTTTTCAGTCTCCTGAGGCTTTGGAGGTTCTTCTGATCGACAACAACCCCTTGGTGTGCGACTGTCGTCTCATGTGGATCCTACAGAAAAGGCACTCAATATTTTTTGGGGAATCGCAGCCGGAGTGCAGCACACCTGAGGGTATTCGTGGCAGGCCTTTCAAGGAATTTAAGGAGACTCTCCTGTCTTACTACGTCACGTGTACAAAGCCAAAAATCCGTGAGAATAAAACACAAACGATCACTGTGGATGAGGGCCAGCAGGCAATGTTGCGCTGCAGTGCTGAAGGGACGCCAAGGCCCATTGTGTCCTGGTTGTCCCCACGTCGACGAGTTCTGACAAGTAGGAGCCACGGTAGAGTTACTGTCCACAACAACGGTTCACTGGAGATCAAGTCAGCAGAGGTGCAAGACAGCGGAGTGTACCTTTGCCTTGCCTCCAACAGTGCTGGGAATGacaccctgatgacatcattggcAGTGAAAAGTCTGGGATCACTGTATGCTAACAGGACCCAGTCTTACACAGATCCCAGCAACACCACTGCCAACGGGACGTCCGGTGCGACCCTCGGTTTGGACCTAAAGACTATTTTAGTGTCAACTGCTATGGGTTGTTTCACATTCCTGGGAGtggtcttgttttgtttcctgctCCTTTTCGTTTGGAGCAGAGGgaaaggaaaacataaaaacaacatagaTGTTGAATATGTTCCTCGGTCAAAGTCTAACGGCACTAACGTTGACTCGGCAGAAGGACAAGCTGGTCCTCGTCGTTTTAACATGAAAATGATGTGACTTCTTTTATAGATCCGAGACTCTGGATTGTGAATATGCCCAAAGtacaatgtatttttttgaaTATCAGACTACTGAACTTCCCACTGCTGCAGGGAGAGTGGTAGTGGAAAAGTTTGGGGCATCATAACAAGATGAGCAGTACCTTAAATCACTGGATCTTGACATAATGCTTGGATACTGTGTTTCAAATACCGAAAGTTGTAGTAGGACATCCTCTTACATAATTGCCAGCAGGCAACTTCTTCAACGAGGATGAGGAGTGAAAACTGTTATCGCTATGGGGACCTGAAGGGAATAAGTGTCATTTATCAGCTTTTTGAAATTTATATGCCCAAAAAAAAGAACGCTTCAGTTTTGGGTTGGATCTACAGACTTGGCTGAACCATGTACAGTACAAATTTGTATCTAAGCTATTAACCTACTTTGTTTAGTCTTGCGCCATGCTTATTCACTGAACAAATCAATGAAACAGACCATAATTTCCTATGTTCAATACTTTGCATATGTGTACCTAATGCTTCATTATGTACATGTATGTACATATTCATTCAAAAAACTATTCATAGCAATATTCATGGGATGCATTAGCCAAAATTGTTATACCCCATATGTTCAGCAACAACATCCTTCAGACTTTTGAAGTTTCCATGGATTCAGGAAGGGCTTCTATGGGTGATTATCTGTCCCTGCTCCCCCAATTGACTCCTAgatattaataaatatatattatttatcaatgaaaaaaaagaagaagaaaaaagattttatttatgaaaaatGTTGAGCATTTTACAAAAATGAGTCCTCAAACACTATTCAGGATCTAACATAACACTTGGATCATCATAAAGATGGCCCAGTATTGATCGAAGTACCGACATGAACCACCCTTTTGTcctatttttgtctctttttattactttaactGTACCTTTGCTGGTTGGCAAAATACATGTGTCAATTTTACTACAGTGACATTTGCATAATTTTCCCCAGTAGGAAATTTGGACTTTGTTGTGGTAGTTCCTCATTTTGTTGTTGAATCATTTAGATTGTGAAAACttcaaagtaaaaataaaaaaaaaaatgtatgtgaaATAAATGAAGATGTATTTGTACCAATGAGTCCGACTGAATGACTAATACATAACGAAAGCTTCCTCTCTTCAGCTTCACTGATGGACATCACAGTCTTCCTCTAAATGTGTTGAGTAAATAACAAATACTGGTTGAAATGTGGCAGCATTTTGGTGCAGTGgtcagcattgttgcctcacagcaagatggtTCCTGATTTGAACCCGGGATGGGGGattcagcgtgggttttctccaggtacgctagctttctcccacagtccaaagacatgcaggttaattggtgactctaaattgtccgcaggtgtgaatgtgagtgtgagtggttgtctgtctctatgtgtcagccctgtgatagcctggtgacctgtccagcgtgtaccctgcctcttgcctaatgtcagctgggatggctccagcccccctgcgaacCCTTACAGGATAagtagttacagaaaatgaatgaatgccttttagtttcacatgggacacgaACTTTAGACTCCTGGTTCAACATACTACATTCAGAGCATCAGTAAAGCACTAAACCCTTGGAGtgctgagcagagaatgaagtcatgctgcctctgtgtgtggcatAATCCGAGCTTCACGGTTGTGTGTTACGGTGGACAGTCCGGCAGTGCATGCATGTtggtgcatgtgagtccctgtgtgtgtctccactCGCTAGCTAATTGGCgccgctctgcactgcactcatgcCGTGGTTATCGCTGATACTAGGATAGCGTCATCACGGAAGCGTAGCGCCGGTTCCCCCCAGGTTAACACTGTTCGTTTTGTCAACACTGTTGCCATTATTAGCACTGTTCACAATGTTAGcatcattagctgctagccaccagcaCGGCCACCTCCATTTTAAGAACCATGTGCAGATAACCTCATAGATATACTCTAAATGCTGTGTAGAGCTCCTTCAAACCACAGTATATAAACTGTTCTGCTTCAGCTCCTGATTATCAGATCATGATCTTAAGATATTGTGTTAACACATATATTAAGAGGTACTTGCTAAATGTAGTGGTGATACACAGTAATTTCTTTCTGCTGACATTAACAACTAAATCCACTCGTATGACACATCAGAAATGATTGCCTTCTTTTTCCCCAAAATTTTTTTCAAGGCGCGCATCTTTTGTGCTGTCCCTCATTTGTGCAGTCTCATTAAGAGCCACAGAGTATCTTTGGTTTCCGAGCCCGCAGTCCCCTGGGCTGCTTCAGAAAATCAGAGCACCAAATGCTACATCTCctccaaaaatacaaaagaaacaaGGTTAACTTTGTAGGTCAGCCTTGCCCACGTCCAGAGCGTTCATTTAGTCAAAttacatgaaaaatgttttcctcGCTGAACCTGGGAGAAAGAGTTTGCATTCCTCGTACAAATGAGGCCCCTAAAGTAGaatctcctttctttcttcttgtATAATGAGGTCTTTGGTTGCACTAATACATAGGGTGCATTATATGTCCCACACAGCTCGAAAAGAAATATTCTGCATTGTATATAATCTGTACTTTTTCTTCATAAGAGTTCAAAATTGCAGCCTTTCATCTTAAATAAAGGGAGAGAGTTACAGAATTGACATATATCTTATtaggaaaacacagtgattgtGTTTGCATGCACACTTTCCAAAGATAAGTAATCATTTTTCCAGTAATTGTTACATCGACACGTTCCCATGGTAACCCAGATATGTTTCAAAAGAAATCTGACAGCTGTAATAGACCAACATTATTCCGGGTGCTGAGGTGTGTGCAAACAGCGTTAGATTTTTTTGTAAGTTGTGTTTCCATGGTGATATTCTGAATAATCATTTTGTGTTATGCAGACCTCTTTACACTAATTGACTGCATTTTGATTGGACTGCTGCATTTGGATTGCATGTGAAAAGCTGTTAGTGCTGCGTGGCTGTTTGTCCCCCTCTTATCAGTTATTGACTGATCTGACCACTCTTTATTTTCAGAGTAATTAGTGAGGATAATTTTGCAAAACAGATGGGAGTCTCTTTCAGCCTAAAATGACTAATGCAGTTTCTACTGAAATAGAACAATTCTTGGCTCAAGCTGCACAGAAAAAAGACTTTAAAAGACTGACATATCACTATCAGTCAATGAAATCCATCATTAATACTTCAGTCATTATCATTGAAAATGACATCAAGTGTCTGAAAGGTCAGACACAAAACTTTACTTTAATAACCTCTATTCACTGCAAACCGATTCTTTTTTTTGGTTCTCATTTCTCTCCTTTTCAGCCGTCTGCCTTCAGAGAAAGCGCCCATTGTTACTCAAGTGACTGCAAAAGGACAAACAGAGGTGCTCGAAGCATCTTGCTATTCAAGAATGAAGAacattgtgtgtctctgtagttcaAATTATAGTATAAATCAGTGCATCTTAACCTAATTACAagaataaatgttgacattgtacatttctgcaaaccacagatatgttatgTTGTAAGTTGCTAtgcagcagatatgttgacattatattattctttacatttcaaaaacactgtggttaatgtgtgatAATGTTTAGGCACAGAAACCACTTGGGGACGGTTcaggaaagatcatgttttggcttaaaatacccagttaggtgccacaatcatggctggaaatgctgcagatGTCTCACCAagaaacaactggttttgtcaGTCaggaacagtggtctgcagcctggcagCTGTATCCAGCATCCCCTCCACATCCCACTGACAAACTCAGCCCATATATATGTCATCTGAGCTACGTCTCTTTAGAAACGTCGATGATATGaatgaaatgtacaaaatgaAGCTTTGCGTTAGTTCATGTAGGACATGGAAGTCATACCCCCCAGCTGTTATCAGCTGATTGGATCGTTGTTGCTACTCAGTAGcccaccaatcacagcccattcCCACACATGGCTGTCCATTTGACTATGGCCTCCTTCTCACTGATCCCTGCTACATCTGCTGGCAACGCTCTACCTCCACCACCCCAGCCTTCACCTTTCTAATTCAGAGTCCTAACATGGCTCTCAGGTCAAAATGGTGTTAAATGTCTTGCTTGGGTCCACTCTTGTATACCTTAGGGTTTTTCTGCATTGGGCTCCCTGTTTCACACGAGAGTCTGGCTGCAGACCTCCAGCGTGAAGTCGCTTCCACTACAGGCTCCTCTCTCAGGCCGCCTCCAGTGTCAGGACACTCAGGACATGAAGTGCACTCAAGAAACTTAAACGCAAAATGACGTAGACACTTTTAGAGGAAGCAGCTTTGTTGCTGAATTATAATCAATATTATAATTCGTTTCTTAAAtgtacatgcatgtgtatgCAATTTCTTAGATAtgcatgttgatgtttttgtttgccTATTCTTTATTATGTGGCATTTAACATGGGTGTAAGTCCGCCAGCAACATTATTGCATAAAGTCAACTGTCAACATGGGTTATAAACTCCGTCCATATAGCTGTAGCTAAGTTCATAGAAAAACGTTACGCTTGTCGACTGGACAGTTGGAGCCTCTCTTccagtcaaaaaacaaaaacacctctCATATATAATTTACCGTTGAATAGTTTAACATTAATTTATTGCAAAGATCTGAACTTAATGTGGAGAATATATTCCATGACAAAGGAAGCTCATGCATCTGCTTACA
This region of Epinephelus fuscoguttatus linkage group LG9, E.fuscoguttatus.final_Chr_v1 genomic DNA includes:
- the lingo2 gene encoding leucine-rich repeat and immunoglobulin-like domain-containing nogo receptor-interacting protein 2 is translated as MVDCMSKVMLHTVVSCWQPFLGLALVAVFVGSTLGCPSRCECSAQTKAVVCHRKRMPSIPDGIPTETRILDLSKNKLTMINPDDFFAFPGLEELDLSGNIISYVEPGAFNALFTMHSLSLKSNRIKLIPLGVFTGLTNLTRLDISDNKIVILLDYMFQDLHNLKFLEVGDNDLVYISHRAFSGLSSLEMLTLERCNLTVVPTEALSHLHNLVSLHLRYLSISTLHPYSFKKLFRLRHLEIDNWPSLDHVPANTLHGLNLTTLFITNTNLSSFPYQALKHLPYLTHLNLSFNRIRHIEGGMLVELVRLQELHLVGAQLTAIEPYAFQGLRGLKVLNVSHNRLDTLEKGVFQSPEALEVLLIDNNPLVCDCRLMWILQKRHSIFFGESQPECSTPEGIRGRPFKEFKETLLSYYVTCTKPKIRENKTQTITVDEGQQAMLRCSAEGTPRPIVSWLSPRRRVLTSRSHGRVTVHNNGSLEIKSAEVQDSGVYLCLASNSAGNDTLMTSLAVKSLGSLYANRTQSYTDPSNTTANGTSGATLGLDLKTILVSTAMGCFTFLGVVLFCFLLLFVWSRGKGKHKNNIDVEYVPRSKSNGTNVDSAEGQAGPRRFNMKMM